A segment of the Mytilus trossulus isolate FHL-02 chromosome 12, PNRI_Mtr1.1.1.hap1, whole genome shotgun sequence genome:
GACATCAGTagtttaccgatgttcaaatctGGCTCCTAAAATGATAAAGAAGAGACAAATCAAGCCTTATGTATCAAACGAACTAAAAGAAGGACGAATGATACCAGAAGTccaactcatagattgaaaataaactgacaacgccatggctaaaaagaaaacagacaaataatactGTGCACAAAACACATAGCAAACTAAagattaagcaacacgaaccacatcaaaaactgggggtgatctcaggtgctccgaggGGTAAGCTGATCCTGCTTAAGCATACATCACCCGCCTGGCGTTTTAATgtcaaaacaattacaaaacaaCCTGCGTTTGTCTATTTGAAACAATATAACTTACTAAATGTTCCTGTTTCTATATCGTAGTCCATGCCGTAAACTTTCCCAGGTATTGAGTCTATGTAATACATCCGTTTATTATCAGAGGACCATGCCAGTCCATTAGATATGGTGACTTTCTCCTTGTGTTTCTTCACTGTACCATCAGTATCTAAACAATACAAAGATCCTTGCTCTTTCTCCGGCATTTCTGGTAGTCTATCAGCTCCCATGGTtcctatttgataaaaataaatacacttTTTTATTACAGAATAAAGTGaatagttgatattttttttcttttgcattGTTGTCATGCTCAGACCTTTCAATGCATGATACTATGTGTATTGGTTCTACTTAATTGTTTACAGTACGTTATACATAATTTCAGTGTCAATGTTGCTGtacatcatttaatttttttgcgttcattgtattattttttttaacataaatcaggctgttagacagtttctcgtttgaataatTTTTAGATTTGTCATTCCAAGGccttttaaacatattaaagcTGACTATTCGATATAggttttatatgtaatgaaaaTCATCAAAAGAAACAGAAACAGATTATTCCATTATAGCAGAACTAAATAATCTATAAGCGATATGCTTTTCATGCACTTCATAGTTCCTTGCTACTTACCAAACCACAAACGTCCCCTGGCATCACATTTCCCATCATTCATCCGGGTATCAACGGCTTGGTCAACTTCTGTGATCACACTGACCTTCTTCGAGTTCAAATCTATGGCTGATATAGTTTTACCATAACCAATAACATGGCCACCTTTCGCACGTGGAATTATAAATCCCAGAACTTTTTCTATAAAGAAatcaaagataaaaacaaaatatccacatgaataaacaaaacaataaataacttatCATTTGCCTGTTATAtagttttttgtattgtttactTGTCTAGTTATTCAAGGCAGgataagtacaaaatgtacCACGCGTCAAtctaatcaatattttaattagattgaccACGCGTTTGCTGTGAAATGAGAAATTCCCGTCTACAAATGGAATAAAAGTCCACCAACAGAGGCACCTAGTGGTAGTAAATATAACACACACGATACTTACTTGTGAAAGttattttattcacaaaatgcGCATGCCGACAATAAGTTTCCTCAGTGATGCTAAACCTATCAAATTTAATCTAATTTAAGTGAATGTACCAAAAATGTCACCAAAGAGACAGGTATGTTTTCCCGTGCAAAATGCATTCATATAGACTTACCTAACTGTATCATCTGTACTTCCTTAGTTCTGTAATTCCAAGAGAACACTTTTTGTCCTAAATTATCTATGAAAAATAATGTGTGTGTATCCTCATCCCAATGTGGGCCTTCCCCTGTGCCAGTGAAGACATTCTTTAGTAAAACCTCAACAGACATTTGTTAGAACTATGGTGTACAAGTTTAGTTACAATAATCTTGTATTTAAGTTGTCCGTGACCTCCCAGGTTATCTGAAGACACAATAATTGTGTACACTTGACAACATGTTTaacaaacaaatgataaaagaaTTTTGTGTATACACTGTTAGTAAATAGTTGAGAccaaacaattacatgtacacaATGTTCACTAGATTTTTGCTCGTCATTACCAATTGCAATtaggatctacttacccttccagCTCACATGATGATTCACACTATAAACGTGTCGGACCTTTCTTGAAAGTTATaacgtaaatatatatatggtcaTATTAATCACAGAACTAACAACAATGTTCGCATACTGAAATTATGTTATGCCACTTCCTCCGTTTATACAGTTcagaatacatgtacaaatgtagtaagTACAGAAAATCATACATTATAgttcatacccgtagccagggggtcggacgaaccccccccccccccttttgaagacaaataagcactgttaaagtcaatgttttgttcaaattgtgactgttaaagtcgagtttgtgagtccaacgaacccccctttggaaattcctggctacgggcctgtaGTTTCTACTTGATTTGAATTTTCGAACGTGTAATTGTCGAACTCGACATTGTTACAGAACTacaaaaatgcaggacaaaattttcaTCCTATTCCCAACCCCTGAAAAGTCAAATGGTACCTTTCTAACGAATACAAAAAGAAGATGGTTAGTGAATAACAACATTCTTGTTACGTGTTGAATGCAACCAagcagtacatgtatattcgaactgcatttttgaaacattaactCAGCTTGGTTCGAAGCTTTTATACTAAAttctatttgaaaattattttttttaaaatgaaaggaAAATCAACTTTTTCGTATAAACGTGTTCAGTTATATAACTTGGCATAAATAAAACATCTATTTGATTTTATCGTACATCAAACCTTGTTATCAAAACTTACCATCTAATTATAAGATAAGCTGGAAGATATTGATGTCTAAGCAGTGTCATGTATACaagtttgctttttttttttaaagggggtCTTTCTTTATTGTTACGATTACAAGAACACAtcaattctttattattttcacCATGTTTTAACGTGCTGTTACGTAAACTAATTGTGTATTTAAAAGATTGCTTCAAGTATTTTAGGTGTTCTTAAAAAATCGGTTTATTCCATCTGCCCAGTTAAATCTCTTAACTATtccaattcaattcaattcaatattttatttaagtctcatctctcattaatatataatacaacattacattaaatgtaaaaatatataaatataaaaagagagcCATTTTGTACAGAACTACAAGAGACTATAACATGAAAAATCATATAAAGAATGCATCTATTATAAAGCATATTAACAttatttacagtataaaacatttctacatctatttaaaataagattacagGTTTTGGCACAGCTACGAATCATATTattatctgtaaataaaaacactattttctgtttatcatcaaaagacataaaatcactattaaaatgtattgcttcatcaaatattttttttctaaaatcatcATACAAAGGACACGATAAAATAACATGGGCTTCATCTTCTAAAATATTCATACCATTATCACAGACTCGATCctctaaaattatttttttcaaatctccCTGTTTCTATTCTTAGTGGTGCTACACCACATCGAAATTTGGCAAAAGAACTCCTTTGCGAAAATGGCATTGGAATTTTACAATAAGTTTCCGTTTCAAAACTGTTCTTAAATAGATTATATGTGCGAAGTTTGTTACTACCTTTACCAGATAAAGCTTTCTCTGATTGTAAATTGCCTTGCCACTGTTCGACatatttactaaacattttAGACATAACAGTATTGACAACTGAGGTACTATCAACATAATCTGTAATGATACACAAATGTTCTGCATTATACTCAGAAAACGTTTTCCTTACATAAAAATTCCAATTTTTTATACACTTGTTTTTTACTCATAATGTCTGTCCATGAAGTTTTATATAGTCTAATATTAACTGTAGAACAGATGATCACAGATAATGTTGCAATAATCAGTACAGcactagattatttttttttaatcaaggtaCTTGATTCACGAAATTCCAATTATTacatcaattcttttttttattttattgttcttgCGAATTAGTCAATACCTGGCCTttcggtcataaaactttcgagtcaGTTTTTTGTACTCGTACTCAAACATCAACCAATCACAATgttggatttcatgtttcgagcatgatttttgtgctccaagcactaagcaaagttttatgacttcaacccctgATCTACATGTTCTTTTTATTAACTGGGCTCTCAAttcttcaaatcaaaagaaTGTTAACGCCTTGAGAAGTTAGTTTTAAGGTATGAGGTATGAGGGTCTGGATGAGGGGTCCATCATTtctatacttttttaaaattttcataccatttttctttatattcttTATTACTTTGTCcaatattctctattctttataattCAGCGCCaacttatttttagttctttatttttgttcttgACTATTATCTGCTATTCTCCTTTTTTGCCctttattttgtactgtttttTAATTATACTATATTCTGTATTCTCTATTAGGTAATccaatcggatcgtttttaataaTGATATGTTATTGCGATCAAAATTTTCATGTTATTGCTATCAaccttttttctgttttgaacatcaacatttttttgtattgatacACCATTCATTTTCGGTTTTGGTATGTACATGCCTGTATCTATATGAAAGATAAAACATACTATTCTAAACAAATTAACATTAAAGAATCCGTTTGTCGTCCATGCAGTTTCACAAAGTCATGGATATTTTACACAGTTTTCTCTCTTAAACCGAAGCTCGACCATCTTAGTTCAAATAACCCAAATGTTGATCTGGGTTAAATGTGGCCAATCCTGGAGTCCTAATGTCCGATAGTAAATTAATTACCGAGGTTAATTATGATACGTTTTTCTtttcgggatgtataagtactcATACACATCCCCTTGGAAAgagacgttaaatccgatgaaTGCCTCCTGTAGTTCTATACGCTCTTAGCACATTTAAGAACTCTTGTAACAACTATATGTGTGACCAGTAGGTAATATATGCTGCACGGTGGAAGGATGCCAACAACGAGATTGTTAGGTAGAACTCCGGACGTTGCTGGTACGCTCTAATCGAATCTTAATAGACTAGGATTCTGACAGTTTCTGCCGAAGTTCATAGAGAATTTCTAGCACTATTCCAACATACTCTCATGTGTCTGTGGCAATCTAAACTTTTCGCCATTCCTCCCCATAAACCTAGTACATTGCTAACATAcctttttatatcattttcccGCATGACTGTGTGGAAAGCGATAAATCACTACAATCAATTTCACGTAAAAGacgtaaaaatattattaaataactTATCACACTTGATTCTCATGAGGGTCGGATGGGGTTTACAGAGTAGAGaatgatgtacaaaaagtgcGGAAGAAATTGCCCAAAaagataaagtaaaaaaatatataaaaaaacggagtgtctattcgtccggctagccggacgaatagtTAAAAATCTCTATTCGTCCGGCCATCCGTCTGCGGATTCGCAAATCTTCAATATCAACAAAAGTGTCATGTGACGCGGAAAGTGTCCCGGATGAGGTGTCGGATAACACACGCGGTGTCGGATAACACACGCGTGTATGCAATGGACGTTTTGAGAATTGGAGATCATTACTTATATTTAGAGATGTCATAGAGAAAACCTGAGATAATGTGATTGcttttaaacaaatgtatatagaaGTGATTCAAGAACAATTATAGCGTGTACATGTTAACTGTGAGGAATAAGCCTGAAATCGAAGTGAAACTGATGATTTACCCCATTTACCTTATGGAGGCAAAACGCATTCAGAAAACAATACTATATCAAACTTGCTTGAATGAGAAATACTATATCAAACTTGCTTGGATGCATTATTTTCAAGTTCTACTACAACGGAGTTATATGAACATACTGATATGCCTTGGCTGTGAATAAGACACCAGGGATGGggtaccccccttttttctgttgtatctaatacacattttttctaaaacaatctGATCGAAAACAAAATCCTACTTTTGTGGACAGGTTACATGTGCCTGCTCTTTTCTCAAATTTCCTATGAATTAAAAATCGCAGaacaatttaaatgaagaaTCGTGCATACTCATATGTGGACCTTCCTTTAACCAAACTTCACAGAAACAATACATTCAGGATCTTTTGGAATCATAGATAAAGCCAATAATGATTGGTCCGACTATTTACCTTACATGAAATAAAACTACAAAAGAGAAAATCTTCCCCCTTactacccaaattcctttagaatattagaataaaaaaatctgaatcaaatgtatagtttttttgtttttttcattagaaTGAGTTCTTTTTCATAAAACGATGTTAgacaatataatttttaaaacaactcgtgttttatttaaaaccttCAAAACACAAAGCTTTTTCTTcatcattatgttttttggccggacaaatagcgaAATACCGTAAAAATGCTATTTGTCCGGCTTGCCGGATGAATAGACATTTTTGACTatttgtccggctagccggacgaatagcCACTGCCTATAAAAAACAGGGTGCTGAAAAATTAGAATTCGAGAAAAATAGGACAGAAAGTACAAAGAATAGAGACAAGTggattaaaatatacaaaactaaaGGACCCTCTTTaaatctctctctctctctctctctcgtATGTTTACCTAAATAGCAGTTGATATGATTTTATGAGAGAGAATTAAAAACTAATCGAATTTTATtgggaaaaaatattattgttccTAGGTTTGAACGcattttatattgacaataaaaatCGATATATTTGACAGAcacatttaaatcaaattgaacGTAATTGATAAAACcacattaaaaatcatatattcaGCAAACTGTGTGTCATTGAGAAACGGAATATAAAtcattaatttgataaattatctAAACTTATCAAATAGTGTGAAGGAAAATCATGTaagttcttaatttaaaaaaagaaacatatatatttctcttgtttatatacatatatgggTGTGTGGTGGTTTTTTTTCGCTCTCTCTTTGAATTGGGAGTTCATGATTATCGATCTTTGAAAATGCAAAGAGCAGGACAATCCTTATTTGCCGATACTCAAACCCATTGTGTTTAATTGTAGAATTTCTGATTAATACGCAATGTTCATCCACGCATGTTTGGTACAAATGATTATTGCTTCGTCCAACGTCACATGGTGGTATTTATAGAAAGGATAAACCAGTTATACAAATAACTTACCAATTAAACAGCATtcatttatgtaataaaattgagaataaaactattttaatcGAGCGATATATCATAGTAAACCTGCTTCATTCCTAAATAAAGACTACATATATCTTGCCGACGTGTTTCTTTTGTATAGCGTATATTGCTGAAATATCTTCCAGGACTATTACACTGATATTGATTGATCGTAATTTgctaaacgtccagtggcaaacattcGATTTATGTTTAGAAAGACAACCAagtaacaataaatacaataagaaAGTTCTGCAATAGTGGTCGACTAAGCGGGATGAaggatttgaaaattaaactgCCACggaaaaataatgatatattggATACAAACAGAATTTAATCTTGCAACAGACCACTTTCGGACCCCCCAAacagttgttgcaagggttcttaatgTGCAGAGAGCATACTTGTACTATAGGCACCAGAATTTCCATACctctttttttactttattgcaaaaaaacatgaaaccctgacgggttaaaatgcaaacatagtacattgtatacacaagtgacaagaaacataattatacatgataaatgtttttaaaaagtgaagttgatattaataacatatatctatgttatatacatgtatataataattgaccaatgtggaCCTTATTTTCGCAATTCCATAGATTGCTTTATAATATAGTCTACAACACTagacaaaatatctttattgggatctagaatagttttaagtttagaGTTTGAGTCAAGCTggttaaaattagaataatgggttttaattgcatttataaGGGAATGTCTTacattactgttaatttgacaatgaaggaaaaagtgttcctcatcatctaaaattttacaaactttgcACAGTCTGTGttctctttgaatttttttataacgtCCTAATTCAATTTCCAAATTATGATCACTTACacgtaattttgttaaaagctgACGACTATTAAATTGTTTAGATTGTGCAGGTAGTcctcaaatttaatttcatttttaagtttactataaagataaagttttgaactgttatcaatatttgaaagtttttgaaGAGTGATGTTATTATACTTTTCCTTCACTattcatttaatgtttttttgagTGAATTTTACATACCCAACCAGACGAATGCAGCAGCGTATATATGCAACCATCAGAACAAAACGGACTCCCATCTTTTGATGAGGGTTTTACTGCTGGTTAGAAGAAAACCAAAAATATGCATACTTCTATTCCTAAGCCACCCTTATGTGTTCTTActaaatatcatgtttattttcagtATATCTTAGAAACGTTCCCTCTTAAAAATCTTGTGATAatgatgtatgtttttttagGAAACTTATATTTACTTCTTATATAGCTCTGGTTGTATCATACAATGTTTTTTCTAAGAGTAAATCTCATTTCAGAAATTCGATCTTATACCAAAAGATCAAATTAACCTCTAATGCACGATATCCAATCACATTGAATGATATCTTATTAGATACATTCGTTAGCTCATCAAAAAGTTTCATTCTTGCTGAATCTTTTCGACTTGTTAGTTGCTATGTATTTATCGTGTGAATGCTCTGTTTAAATACGAATTGTTCttgatttaaattttctgaAATCATGCCATCAATGAATGCAATGTAACATTAAATAAACATGATCAATGAATGCAATGTAAcattaaataaacatgataaaatcgTATAATAGATAATATACACTCACACAGTACACTAATTCTTAAGACAATAAATATACGTGTTAGTTATATGtgtaaataaatacattgttataaatgccTGTTGTGTGCATATTGTGCAAACATCGAGATAGCATCTGTTATTAATTCACCCTCCATTCACCCTGCATCAGTTACCCACGCTATAGATATAACGTGCATCGACAGTTTCTCAATTGACgaaataattaaatgaaaacaggaattaattcattaatattttgaagTGTGAATCAAGTTAATTTTCTTCAGCATGACTGCTGATTTTGAATTCAAAGACACGGAGAAAACACCAATGGCGCCAACTGTTTCCATTGAGCAGATTACCATAGTTCGACCGATAAAGGTAAGCAATTATATCTCGTTGAAGAATTGTAATGCGTGTTAGAAATATATTAAACTACATAAGAAAAAATACTTTACCTAGTTCTTTTTGCATCTACATCCAAATCGTGTGTAATATCAGTGACACCTGTTTAACTCGGCAGAGTTCCTTTACTTTAAAACAGAATGAAAATGAAACTGTTCGTATTGATGTCAGATCTttcatgtctgtttgttttgttcacatatcgCTGTTTATAGCAATACGACTGCCATACGAGTGAAaggtttggctagctataaaaccaggttttattcactattttctacataagacaatgctagtaccaagtcaggtatatgacaactgttttccattcgtttgatgtgtctgATCTTATGATTTTGCTATTATCTAAGCCGGGACTTCCCGTTaagaatttttctcggagtacggtattttttgtttttattctttttaaagtcACTTTTAGCACATTCTTCTAGAATCAGGAATCAACATACAAACATTAAAattcttgtttgttttataaaacagtATGTCGACCTC
Coding sequences within it:
- the LOC134693575 gene encoding regucalcin-like, with product MSVEVLLKNVFTGTGEGPHWDEDTHTLFFIDNLGQKVFSWNYRTKEVQMIQLEKVLGFIIPRAKGGHVIGYGKTISAIDLNSKKVSVITEVDQAVDTRMNDGKCDARGRLWFGTMGADRLPEMPEKEQGSLYCLDTDGTVKKHKEKVTISNGLAWSSDNKRMYYIDSIPGKVYGMDYDIETGTFTNEKVTIDFEAIGTLGLPDGMTIDREDKIWVACYAGAKVVRFDSDTGKQLQCIDFPAKRITSCCFGGPNYDELFVTCGCSGASDQELKDLPLSGSLFRVAGLGVKGSKPNIFQG